A window from Eubalaena glacialis isolate mEubGla1 chromosome 1, mEubGla1.1.hap2.+ XY, whole genome shotgun sequence encodes these proteins:
- the LOC133099456 gene encoding LOW QUALITY PROTEIN: protein enabled homolog (The sequence of the model RefSeq protein was modified relative to this genomic sequence to represent the inferred CDS: deleted 3 bases in 2 codons; substituted 1 base at 1 genomic stop codon) produces MVYDDANKKWVPAGGSTGFIRVHLYHHTGNNTFRVVGGKIQDQQVVIYCAIPKGLKYNQATQTFHQWQDARQMYGLNFGSKEDANVFASAMMHALEVLNSQETGPTLPRQNSQLPAQVQNGPSQEESEIQRRQQEHQQQKELEWERLERERMERERLERERLERERLKREXLEQEQLERERQEREGQNHLERERQERERLERLDRERQERERQEHLEREPPEFERERRIVLPSPSAAAPASVETPLNSVLGASSSEPGLQAVSQLAETPAQQGIVLGPPAPPLPPPPPPGPAQASAALPPPPGLPPLPPLPSSGPPPLPPPPPLPNQVPPSPSSPPAPPLPASGFFWGSMSEDNRPLTGLAAAIAGAKLRRVSRMEDASFPSGGNTTGVNSASSKTDMGRGNGPLPLEGSGLMEGMSALLARRRRIAEKGSTIETEQKEDKMKIQRKHEPVTSKASSTSTPEPTRKPWERTNTMNGSKSYDSLHRPKSVPSSQPSANGVQAEGLYYDRLKQDILDEMRKELTKLKAELIDAVRQELSKSNTA; encoded by the exons ATGGTCTATGATGATGCCAATAAAAAGTGGGTGCCAGCTGGTGGTTCAACAGGGTTCATCAGAGTTCATCTATATCATCATACAGGCAACAACACATTCAGAGTGGTGGGCGGGAAGATTCAGGACCAGCAGGTCGTGATATATTGTGCCATTCCAAAAGGGTTGAAGTACAATCAAGCTACACAGACCTTCCACCAATGGCAGGATGCTAGACAGATGTATGGTCTCAACTTTGGCAGCAAAGAAGATGCCAATGTCTTCGCAAGTGCCATGATGCATGCCTTAGAAGTGTTGAATTCACAGGAAACAGGGCCAACATTGCCTAGACAAAATTCACAACTACCTGCCCAAGTTCAGAATGGCCCATCACAAGAAGAATCGGAAATTCAAAGAAGGCAACAAGAACATCAACAACAAAAGGAGCTGGAGTGGGAAaggctggagagagaaagaatggaaagGGAGAGATTGGAGAGGGAGAGGTTAGAAAGGGAAAGGCTGAAGAGGGAGTGACTAGAACAGGagcagctg gagagagagagacaagaaagggaaggtcagaatcacctggagcggGAGAGACAAGAGCGGGAGAGGCTGGAGAGGCTGGACCGGGAAAGGCAAGAAAGAGAGAGGCAAGAGCATCTAGAAAGGGAGCCACCGGAATTCGAGCGAGAGCGAAGAAT tgttctcccttctccctctgcagCTGCCCCTGCCTCTGTGGAGACTCCTCTAAACTCTGTGCTGGGAGCCTCTTCTTCTGAGCCAGGCTTGCAGGCAGTCTCTCAGCTGGCCGAGACTCCAGCCCAACAGGGCATTGTCTTGGGACCACCTGCACCTccactccctcctccacctccaccaggTCCTGCCCAGGCATCAGCagcactccctcctcccccaggactTCCTCCACTCCCTCCACTTCCGTCCTCAGGGCCCCCGCCTCTGCCTCCTCCACCACCGCTTCCTAATCAAGTACCCCCTTCTCCCTCATCacctcctgctcctcccctccctgcatcTGGATTTTTTTGGGGATCCATGTCTGAAGACAATCGCCCTTTAACTGGACTTGCAGCTGCAATTGCTGGAGCAAAACTTAGGAGAGTGTCACGGATGGAGGATGCCTCCTTCCCAAGCGGAGGGAACACCACTGGTGTGAATTCGGCCTCGTCTAAAACAGATATGGGTCGTGGAAATGGACCCCTTCCTTTA GAGGGTAGTGGTTTAATGGAAGGAATGAGTGCCCTGCTGGCCAGGAGGAGAAGAATTGCTGAAAAGGGATCAACaatagaaacagaacaaaaagaggacaaaatgaaaattcaga ggaagcacgAGCCTGTAACTTCTAAGGCCTCTTCAACAAGTACACCTGAACCGACAAGAAAACCTTGGGAAAGAACAAATACAATGAATGGCAGCAA GTCCTATGATTCATTACACAGACCAAAATCTGTGCCCTCATCACAGCCCAGTGCCAATGgagtccaggcagagggactgTACTATGACAGGCTGAAGCAGGACATTTTagatgaaatgagaaaagaattaacTAAGCTAAAAGCAGAGCTCATTGATGCAGTCAGGCAGGAACTGAGCAAGTCAAATACTGCATAG